A stretch of the Chanos chanos chromosome 1, fChaCha1.1, whole genome shotgun sequence genome encodes the following:
- the pmpcb gene encoding mitochondrial-processing peptidase subunit beta produces MAASVGWLGAASRYFLKGFLKSPAITRSVVGSARYRSTQAVSEVVLNVPETKVTTLENGLRVASEDSGLSTCTVGLWIDAGSRYENERNNGTAHFLEHMAFKGTKKRSQLDLELEIENMGAHLNAYTSREQTVYYAKAFSKDLPRAVEILADIIQNSTLGEAEIERERGVILREMQEVETNLQEVVFDYLHATAYQNTALGRTILGPAENIKTINRGDLVEYITTHYKGPRIVLAAAGGVSHNELIDLAKYHFGKLPARYKGEAPALPLCSFTGSEVRVRDDKMPLAHIAIAVEAVGWSHPDTIPLMVANTLIGNWDRSFGGGVNLSSKLAQMACQGNLCHSFQSFNTCYTDTGLWGLYMVCEPSTVQEMMHFTQLEWMSLCTSLTESEVARAKNLLKTNMLLHLDGSTPICEDIGRQMLCYSRRIPLHELEARIDAIDANTIKEVCTKYIYNKAPAIAAVGPIEHLPDYNRIRSGMNWLRP; encoded by the exons ATGGCGGCGTCCGTAGGATGGTTGGGGGCTGCGAGCAGATATTTTTTGAAGGGCTTTTTAAAAAGTCCTGCTATCACGAGG TCTGTTGTCGGGTCTGCTCGTTACCGGTCAACACAAGCCGTGAGTGAAGTGGTTTTGAACGTACCTGAGACTAAAGTAACCACTTTGGAAAATGGACTCCGTGTAGCCTCTGAGGACTCGGGGCTGTCGACCTGTACG GTCGGACTGTGGATAGATGCCGGAAGCCGTTATGAGAACGAGAGAAATAACGGCACTGCGCATTTCTTGGAGCACATGGCATTCAAG ggTACAAAGAAACGTTCTCAGTTAGACCTGGAGCTGGAGATTGAAAACATGGGAGCTCATCTTAATGCCTACacatccagagagcaaacagttTACTATGCCAAAGCCTTCTCCAAGGACCTGCCTCGAG CTGTGGAGATCCTGGCTGACATTATCCAGAACAGCACGCTGGGAGAAGCGGAGATAGAACGTGAGCGAGGGGTCATCCTCAGAGAAATGCAGGAGGTAGAGACCAACCTACAGGAAGTAGTGTTTGATTACCTGCATGCCACAGCTTATCAGAATACAGCGCTGGGCAGAACCATCCTCGGACCAGCTGAGAATATCAA aaCTATTAACAGAGGAGACCTTGTTGAATACATCACCACGCACTATAAGGGTCCGAGAATTGTGTTGGCAGCAGCTGGAG GGGTGTCCCATAATGAGCTGATTGACTTGGCTAAGTATCACTTTGGAAAGCTGCCTGCTAGATACAAGGGGGAGGCGCCAGCTTTGCCACTGTGCAGTTTTACAGGAAGTGAG GTCCGTGTACGAGACGACAAAATGCCACTGGCACACATTGCGATTGCAGTGGAGGCAGTGGGCTGGTCTCACCCTGACACCATCCCATTAATGGTCGCCAACACACTCATCGGGAACTGGGACCGCTCGTTTGGCGGGGGCGTG AACCTGTCCAGTAAGCTCGCACAGATGGCATGTCAGGGGAACCTGTGCCACAGCTTCCAGTCCTTTAACACTTGCTACACAGACACGGGGCTGTGGGGTCTCTACATGGTGTGTGAGCCGAGCACCGTCCAGGAGATGATGCACTTCACTCAGCTTGAATG GATGTCTCTGTGCACAAGTTTGACTGAGAGTGAGGTTGCCAGAGCCAAAAACCTGCTCAAGACCAACATGCTGCTTCATCTAGACG gctCCACACCCATCTGTGAGGACATAGGCAGACAGATGCTCTGTTACAGCCGCAGGATCCCCCTGCATGAGCTGGAGGCCAGAATAGAT GCCATAGATGCCAACACCATCAAGGAGGTGTGTACAAAGTACATCTATAACAAAGCTCCTGCAATCGCTGCCGTTG ggcCGATTGAACACCTTCCAGATTATAATCGAATCCGCAGCGGCATGAACTGGCTCAGGCCCTGA
- the med21 gene encoding mediator of RNA polymerase II transcription subunit 21 codes for MADRLTQLQDAVNSLADQFCNAIGVLQQCAPPASFSNIQTAINKDQPSNPTEEYAQLFAALIARTAKDVDVLIDSLPSEESTAALQAASLRQLEDENHEAAARLEEVVYRGDLLLEKIQSALADIAQSQLRTRSGAHTQPTPPDS; via the exons ATGGCGGATAGACTGACTCAACTACAAGATGCTGTCAATTCT CTCGCAGATCAGTTCTGTAATGCTATTGGAGTGCTACAACAATGCGCGCCTCCCGCATCGTTCAGCAATATTCAGACAGCAATAAACAAAGATCAGCCATCCAACCCGACTGAAG AGTATGCGCAGCTCTTTGCAGCACTGATTGCAAGAACAGCAAAAGATGTGGACGTACTCATAGATTCTCTTCCCAGCGAAGAGTCCACTGCTGCGCTGCAG GCGGCCAGTCTCAGGCAGCTGGAGGATGAGAATCATGAAGCGGCTGCTCggctggaggaggtggtgtacCGTGGGGACCTGCTGTTGGAGAAGATTCAGAGTGCCTTGGCTGATATTGCGCAATCACAGCTCCGCACACGCagtggtgcacacacacaacccacaccCCCGGACTCTTGA